Proteins from a single region of Verrucosispora sp. NA02020:
- a CDS encoding carbohydrate ABC transporter permease produces the protein MSISTASAADSAVATNPPPPVRHNRRPRHAREWWLGALLVLPGMALAVTFKLVPLIRGVITSFESSSGFGDSSFAGWDNYTRMFDDPVVLASFRNALLVVATLPVWIVLPLVLAVLIHQRAPGWKFFRAVYFVPYTIAPIVVGIMFRQILSPDGPINALLRAVGLEPLAIEWLNGQNSALFSLVAVALWSFFGLGVMTYLAGLATIPEEVLEAAYLDGANFWRRLYSVVVPMLRPTVAYWSVLCASGVLIWLFPLIYALTQGGPGNATMLPEYLVFLTTFQFLDRGYGSAIGIALFVFVAVLSIFSVRHMFKEGTRKPR, from the coding sequence ATGAGCATCTCCACCGCGTCGGCCGCCGATTCGGCCGTCGCGACGAACCCACCCCCGCCGGTACGCCACAACCGGCGACCCCGGCACGCCCGGGAATGGTGGCTCGGCGCCCTTCTGGTCCTGCCGGGAATGGCCCTGGCGGTCACCTTCAAACTGGTGCCGCTGATCCGGGGCGTCATCACCAGCTTCGAATCCTCCAGCGGGTTCGGCGACAGCTCCTTCGCCGGCTGGGACAACTACACCCGGATGTTCGACGACCCGGTGGTGCTGGCCAGCTTCCGCAACGCCCTGCTGGTGGTGGCCACCCTGCCGGTCTGGATCGTGCTGCCGCTCGTGCTGGCGGTGCTGATCCACCAGCGGGCACCGGGCTGGAAGTTCTTCCGGGCCGTCTACTTCGTCCCGTACACCATCGCGCCCATCGTGGTCGGCATCATGTTCCGGCAGATCCTCAGCCCGGACGGACCGATCAACGCCCTGCTGCGCGCCGTCGGGCTGGAGCCGCTGGCCATCGAGTGGCTCAACGGGCAGAACAGCGCGCTCTTCTCCCTCGTCGCGGTGGCCCTGTGGAGCTTCTTCGGCCTCGGCGTGATGACCTACCTGGCCGGGCTCGCCACCATCCCCGAGGAGGTGCTGGAGGCCGCGTACCTCGACGGGGCCAACTTCTGGCGGCGCCTCTACTCCGTCGTGGTGCCGATGCTGCGCCCCACCGTGGCGTACTGGAGCGTGCTCTGCGCCTCCGGCGTGCTGATCTGGCTGTTCCCGCTGATCTACGCGTTGACCCAGGGCGGCCCCGGCAACGCCACCATGCTCCCCGAGTACCTGGTCTTCCTCACCACCTTCCAGTTCCTCGACCGGGGGTACGGCTCGGCCATCGGCATCGCCCTGTTCGTCTTCGTCGCCGTGTTGTCGATCTTCAGCGTGCGGCACATGTTCAAAGAGGGGACCCGGAAGCCGCGATGA
- a CDS encoding Gfo/Idh/MocA family protein, translated as MSAVPEVAVVGAGAFGLRHVAAYRSLGVPVTALVDPDPAVRDRAAAAHGVARTFGTVEELLTAGAPQAASVCVPGPAHRAVAVALLAGGVPVLVEKPLAATVADAAAIVAAARTHRVLCQPGHILRHSAPHRALYDAVRAGRLGQVLAVSSRRDRPRALSRLFPDEHPALLTAVHDVDLAIWYAQSPVVEVRATARTRPGPASPVLVWAELRHANDVVSSIRNSYLLPDTTPNHTSDLVEVYGTDGVAHVDLGHPTLLVQAERTEAPDWLLSPADGGGALAAELRHFVGQVTGTESSAVVPLADGLHVVQVATAMADSAAAGGEPRRISSLEPLS; from the coding sequence ATGAGCGCCGTGCCGGAGGTCGCCGTCGTCGGCGCGGGAGCGTTCGGGCTGCGGCACGTCGCCGCGTACCGGTCGCTCGGCGTACCCGTGACCGCGCTGGTCGACCCGGACCCCGCCGTGCGCGACCGGGCCGCCGCCGCGCACGGCGTCGCCCGCACCTTCGGCACCGTCGAGGAACTGCTCACCGCCGGCGCCCCGCAGGCCGCCTCGGTCTGCGTACCCGGACCCGCCCACCGCGCGGTCGCGGTCGCGCTGCTCGCCGGCGGGGTGCCGGTCCTGGTCGAGAAGCCCCTCGCGGCGACGGTCGCCGACGCCGCCGCGATCGTCGCGGCGGCCCGCACCCACCGGGTCCTCTGCCAGCCCGGACACATCCTGCGCCACAGCGCCCCGCACCGGGCGCTGTACGACGCGGTCCGCGCCGGCCGGCTCGGCCAGGTGCTGGCCGTCTCCTCCCGTCGGGACCGGCCGCGCGCACTCAGCCGGCTCTTCCCCGACGAGCACCCGGCCCTGCTCACCGCCGTGCACGACGTCGACCTGGCCATCTGGTACGCCCAGTCGCCCGTGGTCGAGGTCCGCGCGACCGCCCGGACCCGACCGGGACCGGCCTCGCCGGTCCTGGTGTGGGCGGAGCTTCGGCACGCCAACGACGTCGTGTCGTCGATCCGCAACAGCTATCTCCTACCTGACACCACGCCCAACCACACCTCGGACCTGGTCGAGGTGTACGGCACCGACGGGGTCGCCCACGTCGACCTCGGCCACCCCACGCTGCTCGTCCAGGCCGAGCGGACCGAGGCGCCGGACTGGCTGCTCTCGCCGGCCGACGGCGGCGGCGCGCTCGCCGCCGAACTACGCCACTTCGTCGGTCAGGTGACCGGCACCGAGTCGTCGGCGGTCGTCCCGCTCGCCGACGGACTGCACGTGGTGCAGGTCGCCACGGCCATGGCCGACAGCGCCGCCGCCGGTGGCGAACCCCGTCGGATCTCCTCCCTCGAACCCCTCTCCTGA
- a CDS encoding carbohydrate ABC transporter permease, whose protein sequence is MNRRHSAQIGRYLLVFALVVVAVAALYPLLFTVVSSLKTQTGFARDPLGLPAGITFENYVEAFKRMNMPRLLFNSIITTVGGLVLSVLAAMLIAYTVTKLRFRGGKLVFLFIIITLTIPSQAIIYPLYQTVLDLGMSGEYQGLILAYAAFGLPLGTYQLAGYFQQVPDELIEAARVDGAGHFTILFRLLAPIATPALAALAIFNFVWMWNDLLLPLVIMGGSDSKTLMVGVSLLSGQYDVSVPLVSAGLIVALLPVLIIYLVFQRQLVSGALAGSGK, encoded by the coding sequence ATGAACCGGCGACACTCCGCCCAGATCGGGCGCTACCTGTTGGTCTTTGCGTTGGTGGTGGTCGCGGTGGCGGCGCTCTACCCGCTGCTGTTCACCGTGGTCAGCTCGCTCAAGACGCAGACCGGGTTCGCCCGGGACCCGCTCGGACTGCCGGCCGGGATCACCTTCGAGAACTACGTCGAGGCGTTCAAGCGGATGAACATGCCCCGACTGCTGTTCAACTCCATCATCACCACGGTCGGCGGACTGGTGCTGTCGGTGCTGGCCGCCATGCTGATCGCGTACACGGTGACCAAGCTGCGTTTCCGGGGCGGCAAGCTGGTCTTCCTGTTCATCATCATCACCCTGACCATCCCCAGTCAGGCGATCATCTACCCGCTCTACCAGACCGTGCTGGACCTGGGCATGTCCGGGGAGTACCAGGGCCTGATCCTGGCGTACGCGGCCTTCGGTCTGCCGCTGGGCACGTACCAGCTCGCCGGCTACTTCCAGCAGGTGCCCGACGAGCTGATCGAGGCCGCCCGCGTCGACGGCGCCGGACACTTCACCATCCTGTTCCGGCTGCTCGCCCCGATCGCCACCCCCGCACTGGCGGCGCTGGCCATCTTCAACTTCGTCTGGATGTGGAACGACCTGTTGCTGCCGCTGGTCATCATGGGCGGCTCGGACTCCAAGACGCTGATGGTCGGCGTCTCCCTGCTCAGCGGCCAGTACGACGTGTCGGTGCCGCTGGTCAGCGCCGGCCTGATCGTGGCCCTGCTCCCGGTGCTCATCATCTACCTGGTGTTCCAGCGCCAACTCGTCTCCGGTGCGCTCGCCGGCTCCGGCAAGTGA
- a CDS encoding thiamine pyrophosphate-dependent dehydrogenase E1 component subunit alpha, with protein sequence MGLPDDYRAMARIRRFEERLAALKDDGEIPGSIHLCNGQEAIPVGAARALRDGDHVTATYRGHGWALARGVDMTGLFAEMMGRDSAVNGGRAASPYLSDPGRWFMGENSIVGAGVPIATGAALTAQRTGSGAVSVVSIGDGAMNQGNVHEAINLAAVLDLPLVLVVENNVYSEMSRIEDMVRIRQLAERAAGYGIPGRVVDGNDPDAVAEAVAEAVTRAREGSGPSIVEAMTERLVGHYSGDVQHYRPAGEIAAAREREPLARIRAAADAALTARLDAVDAEVEAEVEAAVVAAREVPFPDPATIKEYVYV encoded by the coding sequence ATGGGTCTGCCGGACGACTACCGGGCGATGGCCCGGATCCGCCGGTTCGAGGAGCGGCTGGCCGCCCTCAAGGACGACGGCGAGATCCCGGGCTCGATCCACCTGTGCAACGGTCAGGAGGCGATCCCGGTCGGTGCCGCCCGCGCGCTGCGCGACGGTGACCACGTGACCGCGACCTACCGGGGGCACGGCTGGGCGCTGGCCCGGGGCGTGGACATGACCGGGCTGTTCGCCGAGATGATGGGTCGTGACTCGGCGGTCAACGGCGGCCGGGCCGCCTCGCCGTACCTCTCCGACCCCGGACGCTGGTTCATGGGGGAGAACTCCATCGTCGGCGCCGGCGTACCGATCGCCACCGGTGCCGCGCTCACCGCGCAACGCACCGGCAGCGGCGCGGTCTCGGTGGTCAGCATCGGTGACGGCGCGATGAACCAGGGCAACGTGCACGAGGCGATCAACCTCGCCGCCGTGCTCGACCTGCCGCTGGTCCTGGTGGTGGAGAACAACGTCTACTCGGAGATGTCCCGCATCGAGGACATGGTCCGCATCCGACAGCTCGCCGAGCGCGCCGCCGGGTACGGGATCCCCGGCCGGGTCGTCGACGGCAACGACCCGGACGCGGTCGCCGAGGCCGTCGCCGAGGCGGTCACCCGCGCCCGCGAGGGCTCCGGCCCGTCCATCGTGGAGGCCATGACCGAGCGCCTGGTCGGCCACTACAGCGGCGACGTGCAGCATTACCGGCCGGCCGGGGAGATCGCCGCCGCCCGCGAACGCGAGCCGCTGGCCCGCATCCGGGCCGCCGCCGACGCCGCGCTGACCGCCCGGCTCGACGCCGTCGACGCGGAGGTGGAGGCCGAGGTGGAGGCCGCCGTCGTGGCCGCCCGCGAGGTGCCGTTCCCCGACCCGGCGACCATCAAGGAGTACGTCTATGTCTGA
- a CDS encoding amidohydrolase, which yields MDRADAHLHLFADGYPGRYGRSPAGGQEIAAYQDIRRVHGIDRALVVGYEGESRFAGNNDYLAGLAARHPWIAPVAYVPPGGPADGQLARWWAAGFVGLAVYLTDAEAADRFTDWVAGSAGDLITAGAVLSLNATPAATRRLGTALAALDGCPVLFSHLGLPGSRATPPNPQQAAETLTPLLDLAPLPHVGVKISGLYAVSEPPHAWPHAAARPFVELLLERFGSRRLYWGSDFPPSLDHVSFAQTLEPVGLDDLAPTERADVFGANLRRVLDRATATGGDVSAAEPSS from the coding sequence ATGGACCGCGCTGACGCCCATCTGCACCTGTTCGCCGACGGCTACCCGGGCCGGTACGGGCGCTCCCCTGCCGGCGGCCAGGAGATCGCCGCATATCAGGACATCCGTCGTGTGCACGGCATCGATCGGGCCCTCGTGGTCGGATACGAGGGCGAGTCGCGCTTCGCCGGGAACAACGACTACCTGGCCGGTCTCGCCGCCCGGCACCCCTGGATTGCCCCGGTCGCCTACGTTCCACCAGGTGGACCGGCGGACGGGCAGTTGGCCCGCTGGTGGGCAGCCGGGTTCGTCGGGCTGGCCGTGTACCTGACGGACGCCGAGGCGGCCGACCGCTTCACCGACTGGGTGGCCGGCTCCGCCGGCGACCTCATCACGGCCGGTGCGGTGCTCAGCCTCAACGCGACCCCGGCCGCCACCCGCCGACTCGGCACCGCGCTCGCCGCCCTCGACGGATGCCCGGTGTTGTTCAGCCATCTCGGGTTGCCCGGGAGCCGGGCGACGCCCCCGAACCCGCAGCAGGCCGCCGAGACCCTGACACCGCTGCTCGACCTGGCCCCACTGCCGCACGTCGGGGTGAAGATCTCCGGCCTGTACGCGGTCAGCGAGCCGCCGCACGCCTGGCCGCACGCGGCGGCCCGCCCCTTCGTCGAGCTGCTCCTGGAGCGTTTCGGGAGCCGCCGACTGTACTGGGGCTCGGACTTCCCGCCCAGCCTCGACCACGTGTCGTTCGCGCAGACGCTGGAGCCCGTCGGTCTGGACGACCTCGCCCCCACCGAGCGGGCGGACGTCTTCGGCGCCAACCTGCGCCGCGTCCTCGACCGGGCGACCGCCACGGGAGGCGACGTGTCAGCGGCCGAGCCGTCGTCCTGA
- a CDS encoding M20 family metallopeptidase, giving the protein MARGHDGVDELVRLRRQLHRHPELRFTEHRTAGTLAEKLQPFGRLRTGIAGTGLLLELEGSLPGPSVLLRADMDAYPVQDAKTAPYASTNAGVCHACGHDVHMTVAYGTAARLAAAPPARGSVTVLFQPAEEIPFGETSGAAAVLVDEALCGRRFDAVLGLHCWPDLPVGALGVDRTTAMAAKDAFRVEVLGRAAHAATPALGRDAILGLSGMVNMLHAAVARSRNADELVAFNIGTISGGASQSQVAGYAEATGTLRTLDEGTRERLKTVIERVARQQAAALDLGVRFTWANEMPPVRNAAELVALAHAELPGLMQVTDLAVPPLTTDDFALLGALGPSLYVKLGVTGERGGAPLHSGSFDVDERCLEVGVTAFERLTRAVLDGRLTVDPTGSATAAGAAVAVPAPAGPDATVAAVTA; this is encoded by the coding sequence GTGGCGCGGGGACACGACGGGGTTGATGAGCTGGTACGGCTGAGGCGTCAGCTCCATCGCCACCCCGAGCTGCGGTTTACTGAACACCGTACGGCCGGGACATTGGCCGAGAAGCTTCAGCCGTTTGGGCGGCTGCGGACCGGAATCGCCGGTACCGGATTGCTCCTCGAACTCGAAGGGTCCCTCCCGGGGCCGTCGGTCCTTCTTCGGGCCGATATGGATGCCTATCCCGTGCAGGACGCCAAGACCGCCCCCTACGCGTCGACGAACGCCGGGGTCTGTCACGCCTGCGGACACGACGTGCACATGACCGTCGCCTACGGCACCGCCGCCCGGCTCGCCGCCGCACCGCCGGCCCGGGGCTCGGTCACCGTGCTGTTCCAACCGGCCGAGGAGATCCCGTTCGGCGAGACCTCCGGAGCCGCCGCGGTCCTCGTCGACGAGGCGCTGTGCGGCCGACGCTTCGACGCCGTACTCGGCCTGCACTGCTGGCCCGACCTGCCGGTCGGCGCGCTCGGTGTGGACCGCACCACCGCCATGGCGGCCAAGGACGCGTTCCGCGTCGAGGTCCTCGGCCGGGCCGCGCACGCCGCCACCCCGGCGCTGGGCCGCGACGCCATCCTCGGGCTCAGCGGCATGGTGAACATGCTGCACGCCGCGGTGGCCCGGTCACGCAACGCCGACGAACTCGTGGCCTTCAACATCGGCACCATCTCCGGCGGGGCCAGCCAGAGCCAGGTCGCCGGGTACGCGGAGGCCACCGGCACGCTGCGCACCCTCGACGAGGGCACCCGCGAGCGGCTCAAGACGGTCATCGAGCGGGTCGCCCGCCAGCAGGCCGCCGCGCTCGACCTCGGCGTTCGCTTCACCTGGGCCAACGAGATGCCGCCGGTCCGCAACGCGGCCGAACTCGTCGCGCTCGCCCACGCCGAGCTGCCCGGCCTCATGCAGGTGACGGACCTCGCGGTGCCGCCGCTGACCACCGACGACTTCGCGCTGCTCGGCGCACTTGGCCCCAGCCTGTACGTCAAGCTCGGCGTCACCGGCGAGCGTGGTGGCGCGCCCCTGCACTCCGGCTCGTTCGACGTCGACGAGCGGTGCCTAGAGGTCGGTGTGACCGCCTTCGAACGGCTCACCCGGGCGGTGTTGGACGGACGGCTCACCGTCGATCCGACCGGCAGCGCTACCGCCGCCGGTGCCGCTGTGGCCGTACCGGCACCCGCCGGGCCGGACGCGACCGTCGCGGCGGTGACGGCGTGA
- a CDS encoding ABC transporter substrate-binding protein, which translates to MFRRRLTGVLAAGVATAAMLAGCGGGGDAADGPVTLKVLTWEPGGSEYWQQVKTTFEASHQNIKLDLQSVPFDKYPEVQGPYITSQSGPDVMANNAGLELFDRRGAYVPLGDRAAEINKDLVTYSGACEGFDTSKACFGVPFSYQGNVLYFNKDVLRGAGLDPENPPATWDEFGAACEAIKNSGKTCLALGLSGTFPAYWDFPEIARNYLTEDDIRGLLAGTLSWKDPKLVQVLEKLAEITTKGWTNKNAPSITMLPDGADIFQRGDAAFAGTIISDAVNWEAFGKALGDDKLGVTRWPVINQSAPLAGKFSGIEGAVYGVTQWSEKKEAGLEFITWLAGKENGELWVKHAKGQPLNKNVDPALLPSSPAFKKIQEFVAEPTLHAGVMLSGPEADALARGWQQITLGQLTVDKWADQMQQALERSPTKKQGN; encoded by the coding sequence ATGTTTCGACGTAGATTGACCGGCGTTCTCGCCGCCGGTGTGGCCACCGCCGCGATGCTGGCCGGATGCGGGGGCGGTGGCGACGCCGCCGACGGCCCGGTCACCCTGAAGGTGCTCACCTGGGAGCCGGGCGGCTCCGAGTACTGGCAGCAGGTGAAGACCACCTTCGAGGCCAGCCACCAGAACATCAAGCTGGACCTGCAGTCGGTCCCGTTCGACAAGTACCCGGAGGTGCAGGGGCCGTACATCACCTCGCAGTCCGGGCCGGACGTGATGGCGAACAACGCCGGACTGGAGCTGTTCGACCGGCGGGGCGCGTACGTGCCACTGGGTGACCGGGCCGCCGAGATCAACAAGGACCTGGTCACCTACAGCGGCGCCTGCGAGGGCTTCGACACCAGCAAGGCCTGCTTCGGCGTGCCCTTCTCCTACCAGGGCAACGTCCTCTACTTCAACAAGGACGTGCTGCGCGGTGCCGGGCTGGACCCGGAGAACCCGCCGGCCACCTGGGACGAGTTCGGCGCCGCCTGCGAGGCGATCAAGAACTCCGGCAAGACCTGCCTGGCGCTGGGGCTGTCCGGCACCTTCCCGGCGTACTGGGACTTCCCGGAGATCGCCCGCAACTACCTGACCGAGGACGACATCCGCGGCCTGCTCGCCGGCACGCTGTCCTGGAAGGACCCGAAGCTGGTCCAGGTCCTGGAGAAGCTCGCCGAGATCACCACCAAGGGCTGGACGAACAAGAACGCACCGTCGATCACGATGCTGCCCGACGGCGCGGACATCTTCCAGCGCGGTGACGCCGCCTTCGCCGGCACCATCATCTCCGACGCGGTGAACTGGGAGGCGTTCGGCAAGGCCCTCGGCGACGACAAGCTCGGCGTCACCCGGTGGCCGGTGATCAACCAGTCCGCGCCGCTGGCCGGGAAGTTCTCCGGCATCGAGGGCGCCGTCTACGGCGTGACGCAGTGGAGCGAGAAGAAGGAAGCCGGCCTGGAGTTCATCACCTGGCTGGCCGGCAAGGAGAACGGCGAGCTCTGGGTGAAGCACGCCAAGGGTCAGCCGCTCAACAAGAACGTCGACCCCGCGTTGCTGCCCTCGTCGCCGGCCTTCAAGAAGATCCAGGAGTTCGTGGCCGAGCCGACCCTGCACGCCGGTGTCATGCTCTCCGGCCCGGAGGCCGACGCACTGGCCCGAGGCTGGCAGCAGATCACCCTCGGTCAGCTCACCGTCGACAAGTGGGCCGACCAGATGCAGCAGGCGCTGGAGCGCAGCCCGACGAAGAAGCAGGGCAACTAG
- a CDS encoding SDR family NAD(P)-dependent oxidoreductase, which produces MTGVAPTAGLLTGRRVVVVGGASGIGLATVRAAATAGAAVAVLDADADGAAGAAAQARAVGATAVAHAVDVTRETQVASVLDAVAADLGGIDAVLHVAGIMRGQGTDVTDLPLELWQRVIEVNLTGPFLVAKHAVRHLTDGHGVLVLVGSKAGVLTGSGSVPYGASKGGLHGLALTLARHLGPRGIRVHTLCPGDIDTPLMRRSLDEARTNGTDGAQVARIEAALGRPEDVASVLTLLAAPASAGIAGTVYTG; this is translated from the coding sequence GTGACCGGCGTCGCCCCGACGGCCGGCCTGCTCACCGGCCGCCGGGTGGTCGTCGTCGGCGGTGCCTCCGGCATCGGGCTCGCCACGGTCCGGGCCGCCGCCACGGCGGGCGCGGCCGTCGCGGTGCTCGACGCCGACGCCGACGGTGCCGCCGGTGCCGCCGCGCAGGCCCGCGCCGTCGGGGCGACGGCCGTGGCCCACGCCGTGGACGTGACCCGGGAGACGCAGGTCGCCTCGGTGCTCGACGCGGTCGCCGCCGACCTCGGCGGCATCGACGCGGTGCTGCACGTCGCCGGGATCATGCGCGGGCAGGGCACCGACGTCACCGACCTGCCGCTGGAGCTGTGGCAGCGGGTGATCGAGGTCAACCTGACCGGACCGTTCCTGGTCGCCAAGCACGCCGTACGGCACCTGACCGACGGTCACGGGGTGCTCGTCCTGGTCGGCTCCAAGGCCGGCGTGCTGACCGGATCCGGGTCGGTACCCTACGGCGCGAGCAAGGGAGGACTGCACGGCCTGGCACTGACGCTGGCCCGGCACCTCGGTCCACGCGGGATCCGGGTGCACACCCTCTGTCCCGGTGACATCGACACACCGCTGATGCGGCGGTCGCTGGACGAGGCACGGACCAACGGCACCGACGGTGCCCAGGTCGCCCGGATCGAGGCGGCGCTGGGTCGTCCCGAGGACGTGGCGTCGGTGCTGACGCTGTTGGCGGCACCGGCCAGCGCCGGCATCGCCGGCACCGTCTACACCGGCTGA
- a CDS encoding alpha-ketoacid dehydrogenase subunit beta — protein MSESLRYIQAVNAALAWSLESRSDTVYFGEDVALPGGPFGATKGLHKRFGSDRIFDTPISETGFLGMALGAAMTGLRPIAEIMYADFSFVAMDQIVNQIATIRYSSAGRWKAPLVIRMQQGYSPGACAQHSHSVEAYFAHTPGLRVALPSTPDDAYQMLRTAVVSDDPVVVAEARMLYPTRGPVRTDAPVEPIGGARVVRDGRDATVVAWSRMVPAALAAADQLAAEGIETEVIDLRWLNPLDFDTVGASVARTGRLVVAHEANLTGGFGAEIAARAASECFADLRAPVARVAAPDVPMPAAPALQKAVVPEAEHVAEAVRGTVRR, from the coding sequence ATGTCTGAGTCGCTGCGGTACATCCAGGCCGTCAACGCGGCCCTGGCCTGGTCGCTGGAGAGCCGATCCGACACCGTCTACTTCGGTGAGGACGTCGCCCTGCCCGGCGGCCCGTTCGGTGCCACCAAGGGACTGCACAAGCGGTTCGGCAGCGACCGGATCTTCGACACCCCGATCTCCGAGACCGGCTTCCTGGGCATGGCGCTCGGCGCGGCCATGACCGGTCTACGACCGATCGCCGAGATCATGTACGCCGACTTCTCCTTCGTGGCGATGGACCAGATCGTCAACCAGATCGCCACCATCCGCTACTCCAGCGCCGGCCGGTGGAAGGCCCCATTGGTGATCCGGATGCAGCAGGGGTACTCGCCGGGCGCCTGTGCCCAGCACTCGCACTCGGTGGAGGCGTACTTCGCGCACACCCCCGGCCTGCGGGTGGCGCTGCCGTCCACCCCGGACGACGCGTACCAGATGCTGCGTACCGCAGTCGTCAGCGACGACCCGGTGGTGGTCGCGGAGGCCCGGATGCTCTACCCGACCCGGGGCCCGGTACGCACCGACGCACCGGTCGAGCCGATCGGTGGCGCCCGCGTGGTCCGCGACGGCCGGGACGCGACCGTGGTGGCCTGGTCCCGGATGGTCCCGGCAGCCCTGGCCGCCGCCGACCAGCTCGCCGCGGAGGGGATCGAGACCGAGGTGATCGACCTGCGGTGGCTCAACCCGCTGGACTTCGACACCGTCGGCGCGTCGGTCGCGCGCACCGGCCGCCTGGTCGTCGCCCACGAGGCGAACCTGACCGGCGGATTCGGTGCGGAGATCGCCGCCCGGGCCGCGTCCGAGTGCTTCGCCGACCTGCGGGCCCCGGTGGCCCGGGTGGCCGCCCCGGACGTGCCGATGCCGGCCGCCCCGGCATTGCAGAAGGCCGTGGTGCCCGAGGCGGAACACGTCGCCGAGGCGGTCCGCGGAACGGTCCGCCGGTGA
- a CDS encoding mandelate racemase/muconate lactonizing enzyme family protein translates to MEITAVESVVRGDAHFVAVHTSTGLVGVGQSACWGYPGAVHAVVEAFRPHLLGADPSRIEYHWHHLYRMGPFRGSVLTAAVSAIDLALWDLLGKRLGVPVWQLLGGRVRDRIRLHLLLPGTGAQDLAAQAAAAVADGFTAVKFDPLPADYGDLSLARLVTDTEATTAAVRDAVGSDVDLLIELHRKLTPLQAEAVVPAVGRLHPLMVEDAIQIDSVSSQAELSRRALGVPMANGERLHTIWEFKELLAQGGAQYVRPDLGLAGGISHARKIAALAESYHAAVVSHNCLGPLLTMASVHLDTAIPNFVTQEYSPLDDTLADGPARACVRREGGFLPIPEEPGLGVTLDLTDETPLDLTGRPLTRIPHRADGSIAYAV, encoded by the coding sequence ATGGAGATCACCGCCGTCGAGTCGGTGGTGCGGGGCGACGCGCACTTCGTCGCGGTGCACACCTCGACCGGACTGGTCGGCGTCGGACAGTCCGCCTGCTGGGGGTATCCGGGAGCGGTCCACGCGGTCGTGGAGGCGTTCCGTCCGCACCTGCTCGGCGCCGACCCGAGCCGGATCGAGTACCACTGGCACCACCTGTACCGGATGGGACCGTTCCGGGGATCGGTGCTCACCGCCGCCGTCTCCGCGATCGACCTTGCGCTCTGGGACCTGCTCGGCAAGCGTCTCGGCGTACCCGTCTGGCAGTTGCTCGGCGGTCGGGTCCGCGACCGGATCCGCCTGCACCTGCTGCTGCCCGGCACCGGCGCGCAGGACCTCGCCGCCCAGGCCGCGGCGGCGGTCGCCGACGGGTTCACCGCGGTGAAGTTCGACCCGCTGCCGGCGGACTACGGTGACCTGTCGCTGGCCCGACTGGTCACCGACACCGAGGCCACCACCGCCGCCGTCCGCGACGCGGTCGGATCCGACGTCGACCTGCTCATCGAGCTGCACCGCAAGCTCACCCCGTTGCAGGCCGAGGCGGTCGTCCCGGCGGTCGGCCGGCTGCACCCGCTGATGGTCGAGGACGCGATCCAGATCGACAGCGTCAGCAGCCAGGCTGAGCTGAGCCGCCGCGCGCTCGGGGTGCCGATGGCCAACGGCGAGCGGCTGCACACCATCTGGGAGTTCAAGGAGCTGCTGGCGCAGGGCGGGGCCCAGTACGTCCGGCCCGACCTCGGCCTGGCCGGCGGCATCAGCCACGCCCGTAAGATCGCCGCGCTGGCCGAGTCGTACCACGCGGCGGTGGTCAGCCACAACTGCCTCGGACCGCTGCTCACCATGGCCTCGGTGCACCTGGACACGGCGATCCCGAACTTCGTGACCCAGGAGTACTCCCCGCTCGACGACACCCTCGCCGACGGTCCGGCGCGGGCCTGCGTGCGCCGCGAGGGCGGCTTCCTGCCCATCCCCGAGGAGCCCGGCCTCGGCGTCACCCTGGACCTCACCGACGAGACCCCGCTGGACCTGACCGGCCGTCCGCTCACCCGCATCCCCCACCGCGCCGACGGCTCCATCGCATACGCCGTCTAG
- a CDS encoding L-rhamnose mutarotase, giving the protein MCHLYRLRPGAEAEYERRHVELWPEMAALLDEAGVYDYHIYRHGLLLICVLRTRWGFAHAGRVTGASEVQARWTASLSHLFAEIADADGEPLWAYPVFHHPGRRM; this is encoded by the coding sequence GTGTGCCACCTGTACCGCCTGCGTCCCGGGGCGGAGGCCGAGTACGAGCGCCGGCACGTCGAGCTGTGGCCGGAGATGGCCGCCCTGCTCGACGAGGCGGGCGTGTACGACTACCACATCTACCGGCACGGTCTGCTGCTGATCTGTGTGCTGCGGACCCGGTGGGGCTTCGCGCACGCCGGCCGGGTCACCGGCGCCTCCGAGGTGCAGGCGCGCTGGACGGCGTCGTTGTCGCACCTGTTCGCCGAGATCGCCGACGCCGACGGCGAGCCGCTGTGGGCGTATCCCGTCTTCCACCATCCCGGCCGTCGGATGTAA